In Setaria italica strain Yugu1 chromosome IX, Setaria_italica_v2.0, whole genome shotgun sequence, the genomic stretch TCGTACAGTCCCGGGCGGACCTTCGCCTGCAATCCTTTCCCGTGTCATCTCACTTGCTCCTGCCCTGTAAACGTGCCACAATTCACAGGCCACTTTCTTTCTTTCCGAGCTGACGAGACACACAAGTGCGCGCGGCGACAACCGGGGCCCTGCTTTCGTACGCCGCGGCAACCATTTCCCAATTCCCACCGCCCTGACCTGACCTACCACCTCGCCTTTTCACTCCGGTCCCCCGGCCAAGTTCAGACCCCAGGCGAAAGACAACGAGCTCGTGCCACAGCTCGTAACACTAGTCAGGCTGCTAGCTGATGCGGCGTATGATATGCGTCACCACTACCACTGGTAGCTAGGCGCGACGGGAAGCGACAACGCCGTCCGGGCCTTGACTCCTTGGCACCCACACCACAGCTAGTGGTATAGCACAGTAGAGTCGGAGACGACCCTGCAGAGCAAAGGGTGAACAAGCGACAACGCCGGTCGGTCACGGCTCACACGACCCTGTCGGTCGCCGGCGCGCTCACGGCGGCACCGGGGCCGAGCACAGTATCATTTTCGCTTttggtttcttttctttgttctgGTGCGAGGGACGGAGGCCAGTGCCGATGCCCGGCGACACAGATGCGTCAGGGGGAGCAGCCACCAGCCGGCGTCACTGCGGTAGTAAGCAACAAAGATGTGGCAGCCCACGCCGTGTGTACCACCCAACCATCGCGCCCCCGCCACCATTAAACTTCGGTACTGGCCCCTCCTTGATTTCCACAGCTCCATTTCTTctcgctgctgcagcagcagcaggccagcaacCCAGCGATTTCTTAATCGTCGCCCCCATCTGGCTTTGTCCATCGGCAGGAGCAGCAGCGTTAGTTGCTGTTGGCTGTTGCTTGCAAGTAGCAGCAAAGCCCTTCTCCTTGCCCTGACGCCGGGACAGGCAGAGACCGCCGGCCCAGAAGAAGGAAAACAGAGGGAACCTCCACCCAACCCAAGCGTCACCGCCGCGCACCGTCTCCCCTTTTAACCGCGCCGCGTCGGCAcaggagcggcagcggcaggatcaccgccaccaccgcaacACGCCGCGGCGAGAAAGAACAAAGCCAGAAAGCGATCGGATCGCCCCCGGCGGGCGCAGGCAGGAGCATCGCGACCTGCCGCGCTCCGGCTCCGTCCCGTGGCAGCCGGGTCGCCCCCCGGGGGCAGCGCGGTCAGCCCGCGCGGGGGTTTTCTTTTGCTTTCCCTCGCGTGCCGCCCCCACCACACCGAGCGACTCCGCCAGgcctggccagtggccaccacctcctccccgcgctcactccaccaccacatccagctgctgctgctgctaataCAAATACCCGGGCGGTGCGAGCCCTGCCTTTAGCTAGTACACCGAACGCGCCACGTCCCGGAGGAGGCGGTGCGCTTTGTTTCTTCTCCCTTCAttcgtcctccctcctccagcggcggacggcggcggcggcggcaatggcggccacCGCGCTGCTCCttcccgcggcggcggtgctgctgctCTGCCTCGCGAGCGGCTCGCGGGCGACCAACGTGACGTACGACCACCGCGCGCTGGTCATCGACGGCGTGCGCCGCGTCCTCGTCTCGGGGTCCATCCACTACCCGCGGAGCACCCCCGATGTCAGCACCACTCGTCTCTCGTCTCCCAGCACGCGCGGCTCTGTTGTTCTTGGTTACTGACACCGGCATGTCGCCGGCGGTGGCTCTGCTGGTGCTTGCAGATGTGGCCGGGGCTGATCCAGAAGGCCAAGGACGGCGGCCTGGACGTCATCGAGACCTACGTCTTCTGGGACATCCACGAGCCCGTCCGGGGACAGGCACGTAGAAACACTTACACCTCTCTGTGCTGCTGCTGTTATTCTCcagtatctttattgtcttttTTACATCATCTCCTGCTCCTGGCCACCATCATGTGTCAAACAAAGGCCGGGCCGGTGTTTGCTTCCTCTGCACCCTATGCTTTATTCTCTTTTCTCTGCTCCTGGGTGCCTTTGCTTCCCGTGCCGTGCTTGTTACAATTACTTTTCTACAAGAATTATCACACCTCTAAGTCTGACGGGCAAGTGGTGACCGACATGGCAGTACGACTTCGAGGGCCGAAAGGACCTGGCCGCGTTCGTCAaggccgtcgccgacgccggcctCTACGTGCACCTCCGCATCGGGCCCTACGTCTGCGCCGAGTGGAACTACGGGTCAGCAGCtcactctgaactctgaagaagaagaatgaagaCGACTGAAAATACTCGTGAATTCAACCGAAACCTGTGCTTGCTTGTTCAATCAGGGGCTTCCCGCTGTGGCTGCACTTCATCCCCGGCATCAAGTTCCGCACCGACAACGAGCCCTTCAAGTCGGAGATGCAGCGCTTCACCACCAAGGTGGTGGACACCATGAAGGGGGCGGGCCTCTACGCGTCGCAGGGCGGGCCCATCATCCTGTCACAGGTCTGACCTCCCGGGTCCCCCGTGCCGTGCTTGCTCCTCGTATTATTGCACTGCAGCCGTGCCTTGCCGTGTGCGGCGGGCATGGCCATGTGTTCGTGTTCGTGCTGACGCGCGTGGCGTGGCAGATCGAGAACGAGTACGGCAACGTCGACAAGGCGTACGGGGCGCCGGGGAAGGCGTACATGCGGTGGGCGGCCGGGATGGCCGTCTCGCTCGACACCGGCGTGCCCTGGGTCATGTGCCAGCAGGCCGACGCGCCGGACCCCCTCGTACGTGACTCACccgctctcaagtctcaacgcCCTGTGTCCCTCGTCCTGTACGACGAACGGAATGGAATGAATGGCCTGACCGACCCCGCGAGAGGTGGGTGGATGTGAATGCAGATCAACACCTGCAACGGCTTCTACTGCGACCAGTTCACGCCCAACTCCGCGGCCAAGCCCAAGATGTGGACCGAGAACTGGAGCGGCTGGTTCCTCTCCTTCGGCGGCGCCGTCCCCTACCGCCCCGTCGAGgacctcgccttcgccgtggcGCGATTCTACCAGCGCGGCGGCACCTTCCAGAACTACTACATGGTATGGTAGTAACTTTCTTccctctgtttttctttttcacccTGCATTGCACCGTGCGAAATTCAGCCGCTGTGCCAGCCTGCTCCGCACGACCAAATGCAGGAGCAGTCAGGGCGGGCATTGATGCTGCCAGTAGGTCCTGCTGGAGCATTTCTAACTCTGGATCTTGTCGTCGCAGTACCATGGAGGGACCAACCTAGACCGCAGCACAGGGGGGCCCTTCATCGCCACGAGCTACGACTACGATGCACCCATCGACGAGTACGGTAAGAAGCTTTCGGTTTGCCTCGGCAGGGCTACTTCTGTTTTTGGGCTCGTGAACATTTCGAGCATGTTGTACTCTAGGTCGGAATGCTCGAGCATTAGAGTACGACATTTTGGGTAGAATATTGGATCACCTGTATATGGCTATTGAAAccaaaataaaggaaaaaaactTGTTGGAATCATTGCTTAAGAATGCCTTAACTACTCCCCACTATGTTCAGGCCATGACAAATAGCCTAATAAATTTTTTGGTAGGGGTATTGGCATGTCACATTAGCATGGATAAGGGTCAATGAGACAGATATTTTATTTCCCaagagaaatatttttttttgaaaaataagcCAAGAGAAATATTCGCTGATCATTTATTTGCCCCCTTTTCAATATGTGATTCAGGACTAGTCAGGCGGCCAAAGTGGGGCCACTTGAGGGATGTACACAAGGCCATAAAGCTCTGCGAACCAGCGCTCATAGCAACTGATCCATCATACACTTCTCTAGGTCAAAATGCTGAGGTAAGCCCTGCTTTGCAAAAgcattcttcttttttgaggaaAAGCATCTTTTAAATGACAAGAAGATTTAAGATAAACACTCAGTATTTGCAGAAATGAAGCAAATCTTGTTCTGACGAAAAATATTTACCTTCATTGCATGGCCGGGCATATAACAACGTCTCCGTTTTCTATCTTCAGGCAGCTGTATACAAGGCTGGTTCAGTTTGCGCTGCATTCCTTGCCAACATAGACGGTCAATCCGACAAAACTGTCACCTTCAATGGCAAGATGTATAACCTCCCTGCGTGGTCCGTCAGCATCCTTCCTGACTGCAAGAATGTGGTACTGAACACGGCTCAGGTATATACAATTACACATAACTTGCTTGCACTTGCTTTCAGAAGGAAAACCGACTGTTAGTCTAATTCAGAGATACGTGTGGCTACAATTTGCAGATCAATTCTCAAGTGACGAATTCAGAAATGAGATACTTGGAATCGAGCACTATAGCATCAGATGGCTCGTTCACCACGCCAGAACTCGCAGTATCTGGCTGGAGCTATGCCATAGAGCCTGTTGGTATCACAAAGGACAATGCATTGACAAAATCTGGACTGATGGAGCAGATAAACACCACAGCAGATGCCAGTGACTTCCTCTGGTACTCAACAAGGTACATGATTTACATGGCTTGTTGTAATTATGCAGATGGTAATGTGCACTGGAAAATAAATACTCACCATTCGTGCTATTGATGTAACTTGTGCAGCTTTACTGTTAAAGGTGATGAACCTTATCTAAATGGCAGCCAGTCCAATCTGCTTGTAAACTCACTTGGACATGTTCTTCAGGTCTACGTCAATGGTAAAATTGCAGGTACTGCTAGAGATGATAGCACAAATTCCTTCATACCTGGCATTTGAATTTGCGGGGCTGATTTTCAAATTATATATCTTCCATACATAAATCACATTTGTGTCCTGAAATATAAGTGCCAAAATCTACCAGGAAGCGCCCAAGGTAGCGCTAGCAGCTCGCTCATCTCCTGGCAGAAAGCAGTTACACTTGTACCCGGGATGAACAAAATAGATCTTCTGAGTGCAACAGTTGGGCTGACGGTAATTAACCTTCACTTTAGAAAAGACGCAACATGAAATATTCCATTCCATTTTGCAATATTTGTTTTGGTGAAAcaattatatatttttatgaCATCTAGTTCTTCTTGACTTTGTTCGTACAGAATTATGGTGCGTTCTTTGACCTGGTAGGTGCTGGAATTACTGGGCCAGTAAAGCTGAGTGGACCAAGTGGTGCACTCGATCTCTCTTCTGCACAATGGACATACCAGGTAGCCTAAACTCTATTTTGAGCTCCATCAGATCAAAGGCTTAGTACAATTCAGATTAATTAATCATAATTTGATACTTCAGATTGGACTCAGAGGAGAAGATTTGCACTTGTATGATCCTTCAGAGGCCTCACCAGAATGGGTCTCCTCCAATGCTTATCCAATCAATCAGCCACTGATTTGGTATAAGGTCAGTATGATAATCTCACCTAGAAACCAATTTATATACGACATATGAATGCACCCAGTATGGGCTCAAAAGACAAGATATATTCATTCTATTTGTTTGGTCAATCCATTTCCTTAAGTTGTTGCCTTGAGTCGATGTGTAACTGCAATTCTCCAAACGCAGACAAAATTCACAGCCCCTGCAGGTGATGATCCTGTTGCCATCGACTTCACGGGTATGGGGAAAGGTGAAGCATGGGTGAACGGACAGAGTATTGGTCGATACTGGCCAACAAATCTGGCTCCACAGAGCGGCTGTGTTAACTCGTGCAACTACAGAGGATCCTACAGTTCGAGCAAATGCCTGAAGAAGTGTGGGCAGCCATCACAGACTTTGTAAGACTTCCAGAGTCCTCGTAATATTTTCAATAACCCTTTCTGTTCCTAGCATGAGGAGCCAGTTCTAGTATTCATCTATGTTGATTTATATGTTATTCATCTATGTTGATTTATATGTTATCTGAGAATCTTGGGAAAAAGTAACATATAGGCCTTAATAGCAATTTTACTTTTCTTAAGATTTAAACACTTCAAGATTTTTCAGTACTCAAATTATGACACAGAGAAGCATGCAGTTCACAATTGCAGTACCAATGCACACTGTGATGCAGAGCACTTTGGCTGTGTGCTCTGATGATGCACAACAATATAGCAATTGCAAGAACCGAATGACTACTGACTAATTGGATTTCTTACCTTATTAAACAGGTATCACGTTCCCCGTTCATTTCTCCAACCAGGCAGCAATGATCTAGTCCTTTTCGAGCAGTTCGGTGGTGACCCAAGCAAGATATCCTTTGTGACAAGGCAGACAGGAAGTGTGTGTGCACAAGTGTCAGAAGCGCATCCAGCCCAAATTGATAGCTGGATTTCTTCCCAACAGAAGATGCAGAGATCTGGACCTGAACTTCGCCTGGAATGCCCCAAAGAAGGTCAGGTCATCAGCAGCATCAAGTTTGCAAGCTTCGGGACACCAAGCGGCACATGTGGGAGCTACAGCCATGGCGAATGCAGCAGCACTCAGGCTCTCTCAGTTGTTCAGGAGGTAACTACAAGCTGCCCCATTCTTATCTCTCAATATGTAACTGAGTCTTATGAGTCACTGATATTGTTACTGGGACCTCCGTACTCTGTAGGCCTGTATCGGGGTGAGCAGCTGCAGTGTTCCAGTTTCGTCGAATTACTTTGGAGATCCATGCACAGGGGTCACAAAAAGCCTTGCGGTGGAAGCTGCATGTTCATGACATGTCTGATAAATATTGGTTCGTAGGAAGCAAAATCAGTTTGGAGAAGGTTTCCAAGGTGAAACCTTCTCTGTGTAGGCAAGCaggcaaaaggaataaatgTTCCCATGCTGGTCAAAAGGAATAAATATTCCCAAATTTGCTACATCCAAGCTATTAGATAGTACACTTAGAAAGGGCTGTCCTTGTTAAGATGGCAAATTCATCCATCATGGCAAAGAAGGTGATCCTTTTGTAATCCTTGTTAAAAATAGACTTTGTATTTCAATCAAGTTTAATTACAAATCTTCACCagaaaaaagttttaactacaCTTCAGTAACTGGGCAGTTTTGTCATACCAGAAGACAAAAGTACGCACCTGGAATCCTGAAGACCAAGTAATTATTAGAGTCTGCAGGTAGTTAATTTTGTGCtgcagaaaagaaaatggagggGATTAACAGACCTCAATAACATATACCTTACTAAAACTCCTAGGTTCCCATGATGTTTGTGGCATAATGGTCCAGCTCGCCGTACTTTGCTTCAGCCTCTTAAAAGTGGCTTACCTCTAGCACAGATCTCACAATCGTTTGGAATGGAAAGACTTTCACAGATTGATGAAGCACATGTATCAGGGCATGCAACATGATGATCATCCATTTCCATTATGCTGCAAAACTCAATGGAAAGACTGTTTCACAGATTGATGAAGCACATTTAGCAGGGCATTTTGAAAAAATCCAAAAGAAGCTGACAAAGGGTCAAGGACATCATAATACATTCACTTGTTTACACTTTACAGCCTCCATTCTGCATTGATCTAGGCTGAGCAAACCATCAAGAATCAATGGCGATGGTTGTACTAAAAAAAGGCAATAGTTTGTACCGAAAATAATAAATAGCAGTCAATTTTATCCAGAAATGGATCAAAACACAGCTCACTAAAAGGAAGCAGCCAGCTACAAGCAATAACAGGACATGTCTACTGATGATCTTGATCCTTCCTTTATCTGTAACAGAGAGCAGTAGAATCCCACTCTGAACAATTACAGTTAGCAAGCTACCTCTTCTGGtaatcacagattcacagatATAGCCCAAAAAAAACATTTACTGATCTCTCACCATTGTATCAGAAAGAATACATtaccaagaaaaagaaagagaagccAATTAACTTATATAGCATGCCaatatattattattttttatttcccaTGCATAAGTCAGAGACTCAATAGATGGCTGATGCACATGATATCATGCACCTAAACCACAAGGAATAAGAGGCAAGATAGGCATGCAGAGAAGTATATCATCAATCAACAGCTGAACCCAGAAATGTCAGCATAATCTGGCAACTAAAGGGGTCTCTCTTACAAATTGCTAACTAGATGATAAGATGGGTTATTCATTTTTTATCATATGCACAAGATAATGTGCATCCAGCCTGCTACAACTGCCAAAAAAGGGAACAGGATACAATAGAGTTACCAATAGTCAAGATTGATCTGCAACACTAGAACCTAGCTGTTTAATTGTACTGCCTGCCCTAAGAACATACATGATTACATGCCGAAGCAAAGTAAGGAAGGATGCCTTCTTTCCTAACACAAAGGTTTACAGAGCTAGATAATCAAACTACCCCACATGCATACCACCTCCCATGAAGTAAGTGTTGGTTTCCATATTCGGTCTCTTATTTGCATCCATCACCTGATCCCTCATATCAAGAAGTTGTTTCGGATGGTAAACTGGTGGATGCGGATGCAGTTGCATAAATTCTGTTGCGGCCATTGGCAATGAGCCACTCTCCAGGTTTACATTCACCAAATCAAAAGTGTGCATCCCATTCTGAGAAGTCGATACCATATTCATATCCACTCTGGTGTCACCCGGTATCAGGTGAGGGGATGCCATGTTCATATCAACCCTTCTGTCCCCGTGCATCAGATGCGGAGATGCCAGGTTCATGTCGACTCTTCTGTCACTGTGTATAAAGTGGGGTGATGCTAAGTTCATATCAACTCTTGTGTCCCCCTGTATCAGGTGTGGTGATGCCATGTTCATGTCCACTCTTCTTTCCCTCTGCATCAAGTGAGGAGATGCCATGTTCATGTCGACTCTTCCCTCTCCATGAATAAGGTGGGTGGTTGGCATTTTCATCTCAACTCTTCTGTCCCTATGAATCAGGGCCGTGGCATTTGATGTCATTGTATCACCATGAACTAGGGCTGGTGGGTTTGATGCCATATTCGCATCAACCCTTCTGTCCCCCTGAATCAGGGCTGAGGCGTGTGATGCCATGTTCACATCGACTCTTGTATCTGCGGACACCGGACCAGTCACAGTCATATTTACATCAACCCGTTGATCACCCGGCTGACTGTGATCAGGCCTGATTAATCTGTCCTTTGCTTCCTTCATGGCCGACAACACAAACTCCTTAAGCTCAGGCTCTCTTGCTCCAATGTCAATGACATCTTCAAAATACTCATGGCCACGAGAATAGAGGTCATCATAAATACCCAGATTTCTATCTGATTCGGTACAATCTGTGTTTGCAGATGAAGTAAGTATCCTAAAATCCTTCCTCCAACGGTCCAGGATGTACTTTGATGGCAGCATCAGCACATTCTCTTGCTTCAGAACAGCCAAAGCATGGCTGCAAAGAATGCCCCGTGAGGGAAAGGAGCGACAAATGCACCAAACATCCTTGTCAGAATTGTTGTAGACAACTGTGTAGTCAACCTTCTTTCCCTGTATTAACTCACTGGCCATGTAAGTAATTGAGCTTCCACTTCTATCTACCTCTTTACAAATAACATGCATCAATTGCTTAATCTCATCTTGGAACGCCTGAAACATGGTTACTGTGTAGATCTCCACAAGTTGCTCCTCAAAGGGCAATCCCGACAGCAAAGTGAGTCTAGAATAGTACGAGCGCAAATCATCATATGCCTCCCTTTCCAACTTCCCTTTCAGGGT encodes the following:
- the LOC101784580 gene encoding beta-galactosidase 6 — protein: MAATALLLPAAAVLLLCLASGSRATNVTYDHRALVIDGVRRVLVSGSIHYPRSTPDMWPGLIQKAKDGGLDVIETYVFWDIHEPVRGQYDFEGRKDLAAFVKAVADAGLYVHLRIGPYVCAEWNYGGFPLWLHFIPGIKFRTDNEPFKSEMQRFTTKVVDTMKGAGLYASQGGPIILSQIENEYGNVDKAYGAPGKAYMRWAAGMAVSLDTGVPWVMCQQADAPDPLINTCNGFYCDQFTPNSAAKPKMWTENWSGWFLSFGGAVPYRPVEDLAFAVARFYQRGGTFQNYYMYHGGTNLDRSTGGPFIATSYDYDAPIDEYGLVRRPKWGHLRDVHKAIKLCEPALIATDPSYTSLGQNAEAAVYKAGSVCAAFLANIDGQSDKTVTFNGKMYNLPAWSVSILPDCKNVVLNTAQINSQVTNSEMRYLESSTIASDGSFTTPELAVSGWSYAIEPVGITKDNALTKSGLMEQINTTADASDFLWYSTSFTVKGDEPYLNGSQSNLLVNSLGHVLQVYVNGKIAGSAQGSASSSLISWQKAVTLVPGMNKIDLLSATVGLTNYGAFFDLVGAGITGPVKLSGPSGALDLSSAQWTYQIGLRGEDLHLYDPSEASPEWVSSNAYPINQPLIWYKTKFTAPAGDDPVAIDFTGMGKGEAWVNGQSIGRYWPTNLAPQSGCVNSCNYRGSYSSSKCLKKCGQPSQTLYHVPRSFLQPGSNDLVLFEQFGGDPSKISFVTRQTGSVCAQVSEAHPAQIDSWISSQQKMQRSGPELRLECPKEGQVISSIKFASFGTPSGTCGSYSHGECSSTQALSVVQEACIGVSSCSVPVSSNYFGDPCTGVTKSLAVEAACS